From the Candidatus Zixiibacteriota bacterium genome, one window contains:
- a CDS encoding phosphate ABC transporter substrate-binding protein, translated as MKKSFILIAAVVLLTVAGSILAAATITIKGSDTLVRLGQRWAEEYMKINKGVVIQVSGGGSGTGIAALLNGSTDICEASRDMKEKEYSKAEELGIHPFRVSVALDGIAVFLNESNLIGELSLAQLKGIYTGAITNWKEVGGKDAQIILYGRENNSGTYVFFKEHVLNDEDYSDYTQTLPGTAAVVNAVSKDINGIGYGGIAWAKGVKYASVKVNDTSAAILPSVETVSSGTYPISRDLYWFFNGKPTGELKKLINWALSPEGQKIAEEMDYVPLPKEQAQKMMVD; from the coding sequence ATGAAAAAGTCATTTATCCTGATAGCCGCGGTTGTTCTATTGACCGTTGCCGGAAGTATCCTGGCCGCCGCGACCATAACCATCAAGGGTTCCGATACCCTTGTCCGCTTGGGCCAACGCTGGGCCGAAGAATACATGAAGATTAACAAAGGAGTTGTTATTCAGGTCTCCGGTGGCGGATCGGGAACCGGTATTGCCGCTCTTCTAAACGGAAGTACCGATATCTGTGAAGCTTCACGTGATATGAAAGAAAAAGAATACAGCAAAGCCGAGGAACTTGGAATTCATCCCTTCCGGGTCTCAGTGGCCCTTGATGGCATCGCGGTTTTCCTGAATGAAAGCAATCTCATCGGCGAACTCAGTCTGGCCCAGCTTAAGGGCATCTATACCGGGGCTATCACCAACTGGAAGGAAGTCGGCGGTAAAGATGCACAAATCATTCTTTATGGCCGGGAAAATAATTCAGGGACATATGTTTTCTTTAAGGAACATGTTCTCAATGACGAGGATTATTCGGATTACACCCAGACCCTGCCCGGAACGGCGGCGGTCGTCAACGCCGTCTCCAAGGATATCAACGGCATCGGTTATGGTGGCATTGCCTGGGCCAAAGGCGTCAAATATGCCAGTGTCAAGGTCAATGACACCAGCGCCGCAATCCTGCCATCGGTAGAAACGGTTTCTTCGGGAACCTATCCCATTTCACGCGACCTCTATTGGTTTTTCAACGGAAAACCGACCGGCGAATTGAAAAAACTGATCAACTGGGCTCTTTCACCCGAGGGACAGAAAATTGCTGAGGAGATGGATTATGTCCCTCTTCCCAAAGAGCAGGCCCAAAAAATGATGGTTGACTAA